One Besnoitia besnoiti strain Bb-Ger1 chromosome VIII, whole genome shotgun sequence DNA segment encodes these proteins:
- a CDS encoding hypothetical protein (encoded by transcript BESB_081970) gives MRYSGESSAGNRPLFIALISLLVILCASPTFCAPPTAHSQEVTDVPECTGDGGLTLTFHVSETEKKFRCPTGWELEPGAATAAFQGKASEVELETILNGAKLEKVKEAYTLSLPSGPVRNPRTWYYVCKEMGATGHLPEDENSSSQSESSQAGSSTGGAEVGGSDSEGPSRHESEISPPGGNTGVGGQVSSQKDEPHTGAGSQSLPAGPAQGSGGSTGDSNSAADKVESDQTSDVPKGPNGVDVPSGGLGSEPDGAGKKQSSNTRHGDTPDASSIISSRGVLQGPASQEERDTELETDDLGQGHEEENRNEQEETETSPASVRPSSAAALAEIGAKAAKTALRASRAAAEPSAEQALKTCKVTVQVLPSSVIECAAGETKTAAVSAVGTPAVFSCGNGLALDLAASMEKVYDDEDGKCASQATLKDLVDGTLSSSPLTAVAEENSKAYILSVDALPDKERHLCYKCVPTSNGEEAAKSTTQEEQPKACMLKVSVTSMASSSSSWVDVSAGAFVGAFLCGLASTA, from the coding sequence ATGAGATATAGCGGGGAGAGTTCCGCGGGCAACCGTCCGCTCTTCATTGCCCTTATCAGCTTGCTGGTCATTCTCTGCGCATCCCCGACGTTTTGTGCGCCTCCGACGGCGCATTCGCAGGAGGTAACCGACGTTCCTGAATGCACGGGTGATGGAGGCTTGACGTTGACTTTTCATGTTTCGGAGACCGAGAAGAAGTTTAGGTGTCCGACTGGCTGGGAGTTGGAGCCAGGGGCAGCCACAGCTGCGTTCCAGGGGAAGGCGTCTGAAGTTGAGTTGGAGACAATCCTCAACGGAGCAAAGTTAGAGAAGGTGAAGGAGGCGTACACTTTATCTCTCCCCTCCGGACCTGTTCGCAACCCAAGGACTTGGTATTATGTTTGCAAAGAGATGGGAGCGACTGGCCATCTCCCAGAAGACGAGAATTCCTCTTCGCAGAGCGAGTCTAGTCAAGCCGGTAGTTCCACTGGCGGGGCTGAGGTGGGAGGTAGCGACTCTGAAGGCCCTAGCCGCCACGAGTCGGAGATCTCACCACCCGGTGGAAACACCGGCGTGGGAGGCCAGGTTTCTAGTCAGAAGGATGAACCGCACACCGGTGCCGGTTCCCAAAGCCTCCCAGCCGGACCCGCGCAGGGCAGCGGTGGATCCACCGGTGACTCGAACAGCGCCGCCGATAAGGTAGAAAGCGACCAAACTAGCGATGTTCCTAAAGGACCCAACGGCGTGGACGTGCCTTCTGGCGGCCTGGGAAGCGAACCTGACGGCGCCGGCAAGAAGCAAAGCAGCAATACACGCCATGGGGACACGCCAGACGCCAGTTCCATCATCAGTTCACGAGGCGTCTTGCAGGGCCCTGCGTCCCAAGAGGAACGGGACACAGAACTCGAGACCGACGATCTTGGCCAGGGGCatgaagaagaaaaccgtAACGAGCAAGAAGAAACGGAAACAAGCCCTGCAAGCGTCCGTCCGTCctcagcagccgcgctcgccgagaTCGGCGCTAAAGCGGCTAAAActgctctccgcgcctcgagggcTGCCGCGGAACCTTCTGCTGAGCAGGCTCTGAAAACATGCAAAGTGACGGTCCAAGTCCTCCCCTCCTCCGTGATCGAGTGCGCTGCAGGAGAAACCAAGACGGCCGCAGTCTCTGCTGTCGGCACGCCAGCGGTCTTCAGCTGTGGAAACGGGCTGGCTTTAGACCTCGCGGCTTCGATGGAAAAGGTGTatgacgacgaggacggaaAGTGCGCGTCGCAGGCCACACTGAAGGATCTCGTTGATGGGACTCTATCGTCTAGCCCTCTCACTGCTGTTGCAGAGGAGAACTCGAAAGCCTACATCTTGAGTGTTGACGCGCTGCCCGATAAGGAGCGACATCTGTGTTACAAATGCGTGCCGACTTCCAAtggagaggaagcagcaaAGTCCACGACGCAGGAGGAGCAGCCCAAGGCGTGCATGCTGAAGGTCTCTGTCACGTCAATggcgtcgtcttcatcgTCATGGGTTGATGTTTCTGCTGGGGCATTTGTCGGTGCCTTTCTCTGCGGGCTGGCTTCAACTGCGTGA
- a CDS encoding hypothetical protein (encoded by transcript BESB_081980), whose protein sequence is MLLAHKSVQDTEKKFKCPAGWELEPTAVTAAFQGKASEVELERIVAGAKLEKSEKEYKLSLPSGSSRDPRTWYYLCKGKKVSQESGEGKHPSRAGAGSDGSMSDSQPVNVLSGSEESHSGMAIDSAHTPSLNQGPQLSPAGPGPQPAGAAQHDDSDSLTPDQGLTSGHNAGAGVQQHSSPGGVSAGSGPSHEEDGLKGSDAPGQSAGVLAGSVDAGEGLGLSEKEDPSLKGDKEPHTPADVADPDHRQAEQNAKARSPGALAEHVEERTLEKTQGTVRRLAQLGDLTGSNTSFSNALLKTAFRASAKPETDSATHETDSAEPALETCKVMVQVLPSTVIECNAGETKAATVSAVGSPVAFKCGAGLSLESTALDKVYDDKDGKCASQVALSSLVDGSLSVVSPEKETEAEPKKYFFGVDVLPTEQQALCYKCVETSSSEKEASGGAADAGKECQVKITVASPAVSAAPGAVSFACVALFGAVAGGLFW, encoded by the exons ATGCTCTTAGCCCACAAGTCA GTTCAGGACACCGAGAAGAAGTTCAAGTGCCCAGCTGGCTGGGAACTGGAGCCGACGGCGGTGACCGCGGCGTTTCAGGGGAAGGCCTCGGAAGTGGAGTTGGAGAGGATCGTTGCGGGAGCGAAGCTGGAGAAGTCAGAGAAGGAATACAAATTGTCTCTTCCGTCCGGTTCAAGTCGGGATCCGCGGACGTGGTATTATTTGTGCAAGGGGAAGAAGGTTAGTCAGGAATCTGGTGAAGGGAAGCATCCTTCGAGAGCGGGTGCCGGCAGCGATGGGTCAATGTCTGATTCCCAGCCCGTAAATGTACTCAGTGGCAGCGAAGAAAGCCACTCCGGCATGGCGATTGATTCCGCCCACACTCCCTCACTCAACCAGGGCCCTCAGCTTTCTCCAGCCGGTCCTGGTCCACaacctgccggcgccgcgcagcatgATGACTCCGACAGCCTGACGCCTGACCAGGGCCTTACCAGCGGACacaacgcaggcgccggcgttcAGCAGCACAGCTCACCAGGAGGTGTCAGCGCTGGCAGCGGTCCCTCTCATGAGGAAGACGGCCTCAAAGGATCTGACGCTCCCGGACAATCAGCTGGCGTACTCGCCGGCTCCGTCGATGCCGGTGAAGGTCTCGGTCTCTCTGAAAAAGAAGACCCAAGCCTTAAAGGAGACAAGGAGCCACACACCCCCGCCGACGTCGCGGATCCTGACCATAGGCAAGCAGAACAGAACGCTAAAGCACGCTCGCCTGGCGCGCTCGCAGAGCATGTAGAAGAGCGCACActggagaagacgcagggaACAGTCCGGCGATTAGCGCAGCTTGGCGACTTAACTGGTTCAAACACATCGTTCAGCAATGCTCTTCTGAAAACAGCCTTTCGCGCTTCAGCCAAGCCTGAAACCGACTCCGCCACGCACGAAACCGACTCCGCCGAGCCTGCCCTGGAAACGTGCAAAGTGATGGTCCAAGTCCTCCCATCCACTGTCATCGAGTGCAACGCTGGTGAAACGAAAGCAGCGACAGTCTCCGCGGTTGGCTCTCCAGTAGCCTTCAAATGCGGAGCTGGCCTGAGTCTAGAATCAACAGCCCTGGATAAGGTGTATGACGACAAGGACGGCAAGTGTGCGTCACAGGTGGCGCTCTCCAGTCTGGTTGACGGATCGCTGTCCGTCGTCAGTccggagaaggagacagaggctgAGCCGAAGAAGTACTTCTTTGGAGTGGACGTGCTGCCGActgagcagcaggcgctgtgCTACAAGTGCGTGGAGACTTCGTCttcggagaaggaggcgagcggcggcgcagcggatgCTGGGAAGGAGTGTCAGGTCAAGATCACGGTTGCGTCACCGGCTgtgtcggcggcgccaggggcCGTGAGCTTCGCATGCGTCGCTTTGTTTGGAGCGGTCGCAGGTGGTCTGTTTTGGTGA
- a CDS encoding hypothetical protein (encoded by transcript BESB_081990) produces the protein MRESRWNLAGNCPLFVAPICLLVIICASPALSEPLAGPSQQEGTVTAECKGDDGLRLTFQVQDTEKKFKCPTGWELEPTAVTAAFQGKASEVELERIVAGAKLEKSEKEYKLSLPSGSSRDPRTWYYLCKGSGETQDSTGDGNSAAPEDERGGGDESDAVDSSGSGEQGLSSQGDSGGGHGDGGALQGSQRPSNAVNAALGGPAKSEVEQEPSRDDQQHSNGADAEVPLPGTPLNTVQPKVDKDQEIQDLTNNQAEINKTPEPSGSSGKTHEITGQDKKDEASTSPVAEAGPPGAHGDGSIPSSEADITSKAVRAVLRSSNNSKPESVTPTLKTCKVTVQVLPSTVIECNAGETKAATVSAVGSPVAFKCGAGLSLESTALDKVYDDKDGKCASQVALSSLVDGSLSVVSPEKEIEAEPKKYFFGVDVLPTEQQALCYKCVETSSSEKEASGGAADAGKECQVKITVASPAVSAAPGAVSFACVALFGAVAGGLL, from the coding sequence ATGAGAGAGAGCAGGTGGAATTTAGCGGGCAACTGCCCGCTGTTCGTTGCTCCCATATGTTTGCTAGTCATTATCTGCGCTTCACCAGCGTTGTCCGAGCCTCTAGCTGGGCCTTCTCAGCAGGAGGGGACGGTGACTGCTGAGTGCAAGGGCGATGATGGGTTGAGGTTGACTTTCCAGGTTCAGGACACCGAGAAGAAGTTCAAGTGCCCAACTGGCTGGGAACTGGAGCCGACGGCGGTGACCGCGGCGTTTCAGGGGAAGGCCTCGGAAGTGGAGTTGGAGAGGATCGTTGCGGGAGCGAAGCTGGAGAAGTCAGAGAAGGAATACAAATTGTCTCTTCCGTCCGGTTCAAGCCGGGACCCGCGGACGTGGTACTATCTGTGCAAGGGGTCGGGAGAGACCCAGGACTCCACCGGTGACGGGAATTCTGCTGCTCCTGAGGACGAGAGGGGTGGCGGGGATGAGTCTGACGCCGTTGACAGCTCCGGCTCTGGTGAACAGGGACTTTCGAGCCAAGGCGACAGTGGCGGGGGAcacggcgacggcggtgcTTTGCAGGGCTCGCAGAGACCCTCTAATGCAGTCAACGCCGCACTTGGTGGCCCTGCGAAGAGTGAAGTTGAACAGGAACCTTCGAGGGACGACCAGCAGCACAGCAATGGGGCCGATGCGGAGGTTCCCCTCCCCGGCACACCCCTCAACACTGTGCAACCAAAGGTTGACAAGGACCAAGAAATCCAGGACCTCACCAACAACCAGGCCGAAATCAACAAAACACCCGAACCTTCTGGCTCCTCAGGCAAAACACACGAAATCACGGGGCAGGACAAGAAAGACGAAGCAAGCACCAGCCCCGTGGCGGAAGCCGGTCCTCCAGGTGCTCACGGTGACGGTTCCATCCCTTCCTCTGAAGCCGATATTACTTCTAAAGCTGTGAGAGCCGTCTTGCGCTCCTCTAACAATTCCAAACCCGAGTCCGTTACACCAACCCTGAAAACGTGCAAAGTGACGGTCCAAGTCCTCCCATCCACTGTCATCGAGTGCAACGCTGGTGAAACGAAAGCAGCGACAGTCTCCGCGGTTGGCTCTCCAGTAGCCTTCAAATGCGGAGCTGGCCTGAGTCTAGAATCAACAGCCCTGGATAAGGTGTATGACGACAAGGACGGCAAGTGTGCGTCACAGGTGGCGCTCTCCAGTCTGGTTGACGGATCGCTGTCCGTCGTCAGTCCGGAGAAGGAGATAGAGGCTGAGCCGAAGAAGTACTTCTTTGGAGTGGACGTGCTGCCGActgagcagcaggcgctgtgCTACAAGTGCGTGGAGACTTCGTCttcggagaaggaggcgagcggcggcgcagcggatgCTGGGAAGGAGTGTCAGGTCAAGATCACGGTTGCGTCACCGGCTgtgtcggcggcgccaggggcCGTGAGCTTCGCATGCGTCGCTTTGTTTGGAGCGGTCGCAGGTGGTCTGCTTTGA